One stretch of Nicotiana tabacum cultivar K326 chromosome 18, ASM71507v2, whole genome shotgun sequence DNA includes these proteins:
- the LOC107802010 gene encoding protein disulfide isomerase-like 1-4 has translation MPSRLILLISLSSLLLFSLLLTPSLAKPPASAADDDDADLSFLEADDETDAAQHNTFPTDTFSDNEDFDDEEDFENYDDFEVPSAFDNEAEEEDEGPKFDDKDVVVLGDRNFTDFVEDNKYVMVEFYAPWCGHCKELAPEYATAATELKSENVLLAKVDATLENELAENYEVQGFPSIYFFVDGEHQPYNGQRTKDAILTWIKKKIGPGIYNITTTEDAERVLTSENKVVLGFLESLVGPETEQLAAASKLEDGLNFYQTTNPNVAKLFAIEDIAKRPALVFLKKEVEKVVHYDGQFTKSAIAKFVSANKLPLVTTFTRDTGPSIFESPIKKQVLLFATTNDTDKVFPTFQEAAKLFKGKLIFVFVNMDDEEVGKPVSDYFGATGDSPKVIGYTGNEDPRKYIFDGEITVEKLKAFGEDFLGGKLRAFYKSDPIPENNEGDVKIVVGNNFDDIVLDESKDVLLEIYAPWCGHCQALEPTYNKLAKHLHGVESLVIAKMDGTTNEHPQAKAEGFPTLLFFPAGNKSINPIPVDADRTVVALYKFIKKHASIPFKLPKPASSTTSESSEAKEGANVDSSHGKDEL, from the exons ATGCCGAGTCGACTCATCCTCCTCATTTCTCTCTCTTCCCttcttctcttctctctcttacTCACCCCTTCACTCGCCAAACCTCCTGCCTCTGCCGCCGACGACGATGACGCAGACCTCAGCTTCCTCGAAGCCGACGACGAAACCGACGCCGCACAGCACAACACTTTCCCAACCGACACCTTCTCCGACAACGAAGATTTCGACGACGAGGAGGACTTCGAAAATTACGACGATTTCGAAGTCCCGTCGGCGTTCGACAACGAGGCGGAGGAGGAAGATGAAGGTCCTAAGTTCGACGATAAAGACGTCGTCGTTTTGGGGGATAGAAACTTTACTGACTTCGTGGAGGACAATAAGTATGTGATGGTGGAGTTCTACGCGCCGTGGTGTGGGCACTGCAAGGAACTCGCTCCGGAGTATGCCACCGCGGCGACGGAGCTGAAGTCGGAGAATGTGCTGTTGGCCAAAGTCGACGCCACGCTGGAAAATGAGCTGGCAGAGAATTATGAAGTTCAAGGATTTCCtagtatttatttttttgttgatgGTGAACACCAACCTTATAATGGCCAAAGAACCAA AGATGCAATTTTGACTTGGATCAAGAAGAAGATTGGACCTGGCATTTACAACATAACAACAACAGAGGACGCAGAGCGTGTACTAACCTCTGAGAACAAAGTTGTTTTGGGGTTCCTTGAGTCCCTGGTG GGTCCTGAAACTGAGCAGCTTGCAGCTGCTTCAAAACTTGAAGATGGCCTTAACTTTTACCAGACAACAAATCCTAACGTGGCTAAGCTATTCGCCATTGAAGATATTGCTAAACGCCCTGCTCTAGTCTTTCTTAAGAAGGAAGTGGAGAAAGTGGTGCATTATG ATGGTCAATTCACCAAGTCTGCAATAGCTAAGTTCGTATCTGCTAATAAGCTTCCTCTTGTGACAACTTTTACTAGAGATACAGGGCCTTCAATTTTTGAGAGTCCAATTAAGAAGCAG GTCTTGCTTTTTGCCACAACAAATGATACGGATAAAGTATTCCCAACATTTCAAGAAGCTGCAAAACTTTTCAAGGGAAAG CTTATCTTTGTTTTTGTCAATATGGATGATGAAGAAGTTGGAAAACCAGTATCGGATTATTTTGGAGCCACTGGAGATTCTCCAAAG GTTATTGGATATACAGGTAATGAGGATCCCAGGAAATATATTTTTGATGGGGAGATCACTGTTGAGAAGCTTAAG GCGTTTGGAGAGGACTTTCTGGGAGGCAAGCTTAGAGCTTTCTATAAATCAGACCCTATTCCTGAGAAT AATGAGGGGGATGTGAAGATAGTAGTGGGGAACAATTTTGATGACATTGTTCTAGATGAGTCAAAAGATGTGCTTCTGGAG aTCTATGCACCATGGTGTGGTCATTGCCAAGCTCTAGAACCAACATATAACAAGCTCGCAAAGCACTTACATGGCGTTGAGTCTCTTGTTATAGCCAAAATGGATGGTACCACAAACGAGCACCCTCAGGCAAAG GCTGAAGGATTTCCTACACTCCTCTTCTTCCCAGCTGGGAATAAGAGCATCAATCCT ATTCCAGTTGATGCTGACCGAACTGTGGTGGCGTTGTACAAGTTTATCAAGAAACATGCATCTATTCCTTTCAAGCTTCCAAAACCAGCTTCTTCAACTACATCGGAGAGTTCCGAAGCCAAAGAAGGTGCCAACGTCGATTCTAGCCATGGAAAAGACGAACTATGA